The Deinococcus koreensis genome window below encodes:
- a CDS encoding adenylosuccinate synthase has product MPGIAIVGAQWGDEGKGKITDFLAPEAEFVVRYQGGANAGHTVTAKGQTFKLNLLPSGVLHDGTVSILGDGMVIDADKFLEERRNLLAGGLNPELRISDRAHLVLPHHKYVDGRKDFVGTTGRGIGPAYADRARRVGIRFGDLKDDSVLRERIERLMEAKPNSTRDAGWTSVEMALASLAPIREALLPFVQDTGSQLRQAIRDGRNVLFEGAQATLLDLNYGTYPFVTSSHPTVGGILVGAGVNHKAIHKAYGVAKAFNTRVGHGPFATEVLDEAGILRLRGDGSKPWDEYGTTTGRARRVGWLDLELLRYAVEVNGLDGLVINKMDILAGLDTIPVCTHYDSGGQPVMRQMKGWASTEGVDSRAGLPKEAQAYLDLIEETVNCPVVIFSAGPAREQTYGEVSWN; this is encoded by the coding sequence ATGCCTGGAATTGCAATTGTGGGTGCCCAGTGGGGCGATGAGGGCAAGGGGAAGATCACCGATTTCCTGGCGCCAGAAGCGGAATTCGTGGTGCGTTATCAGGGCGGCGCCAACGCCGGGCATACGGTCACGGCGAAGGGACAGACCTTCAAGCTGAACCTGCTGCCCAGTGGGGTGCTTCACGACGGCACCGTGTCGATCCTGGGCGACGGCATGGTCATCGACGCCGACAAGTTCCTGGAGGAGCGCCGCAACCTGCTGGCGGGGGGGCTGAACCCCGAACTGCGCATCAGCGACCGGGCGCATCTGGTGCTGCCCCACCACAAGTACGTGGACGGCCGCAAGGATTTCGTCGGCACCACCGGGCGCGGGATCGGCCCGGCCTACGCCGACCGGGCGCGGCGGGTGGGCATCCGCTTCGGCGACCTGAAGGACGATTCGGTGCTGCGCGAGCGCATCGAGCGCCTGATGGAAGCCAAGCCGAACTCCACCCGCGACGCCGGCTGGACGAGCGTGGAGATGGCGCTCGCCTCGCTGGCCCCCATCCGCGAGGCGCTGCTTCCTTTCGTGCAGGACACCGGCTCGCAGCTCCGGCAGGCCATCCGGGACGGCCGCAACGTGCTGTTCGAGGGCGCCCAGGCGACCCTGCTCGACCTGAACTACGGCACCTACCCCTTCGTGACCTCCTCCCACCCCACGGTGGGCGGCATCCTGGTGGGCGCGGGCGTGAACCACAAGGCGATCCACAAGGCGTACGGCGTGGCCAAGGCCTTCAACACCCGCGTCGGCCACGGCCCCTTCGCCACCGAGGTGCTGGACGAGGCCGGCATCCTGCGCCTGCGGGGCGACGGCTCGAAGCCCTGGGACGAGTACGGCACGACCACCGGCCGCGCCCGGCGGGTCGGCTGGCTCGATCTGGAACTGCTGCGCTACGCCGTGGAGGTGAACGGCCTGGACGGGCTGGTCATCAACAAGATGGACATCCTGGCCGGCCTGGACACCATTCCGGTCTGCACGCACTACGATTCGGGCGGCCAGCCGGTCATGCGCCAGATGAAGGGCTGGGCCAGCACCGAGGGTGTAGACAGCCGCGCCGGCCTGCCGAAGGAAGCCCAGGCGTACCTCGACCTGATCGAGGAGACGGTGAACTGCCCCGTGGTGATCTTCTCCGCCGGCCCCGCCCGCGAGCAGACCTACGGTGAGGTCAGCTGGAACTGA
- a CDS encoding secondary thiamine-phosphate synthase enzyme YjbQ, whose protein sequence is MWLHRSLTLKPAPRGFHLITREVMAALPELAEVQTGLLHVFIQHTSASLTLSENASPDVRRDFERYFNHAVPDGWENFEHTLEGDDDMAAHIKASVLGASVMLPVQGGRLALGTWQGLYLCEHRDRGGPRRLVLTLTGE, encoded by the coding sequence ATGTGGCTCCACCGTTCCCTGACCCTGAAGCCCGCCCCACGCGGCTTCCACCTGATCACCCGCGAGGTCATGGCCGCGCTGCCGGAGCTGGCGGAGGTGCAAACCGGCCTGCTGCACGTGTTCATCCAGCACACCTCCGCCAGTCTGACCCTCAGCGAGAACGCCAGCCCCGACGTGCGGCGCGACTTCGAGCGCTATTTCAATCACGCCGTCCCGGACGGCTGGGAAAACTTCGAGCACACCCTGGAGGGCGACGACGACATGGCCGCCCACATCAAGGCCAGCGTGCTCGGCGCCAGCGTCATGCTGCCGGTGCAGGGCGGCCGCCTGGCACTGGGCACCTGGCAGGGCCTTTACCTGTGCGAACACCGCGACCGGGGCGGCCCCAGACGGCTCGTGCTGACGCTGACGGGGGAGTGA